The Paenibacillus sp. G2S3 region CGGTCAGCTTCCTCTGAACGCCAAGCAGCCACTGCCTTAGCGACTGCTACATTTATTGCCTCCGCTTCAATGGGCTTAAGGATATAATCAATTCCACCATGACGTACGGTCTGGCGCACGAACTCGAAATCATTATGTCCGCTGACCACAATAAATTTGATGTTGCCGGCAAATTCGTTAACCCATGTCATTAATTCTACGCCATTACCGGATTCCATCATCATGTCCATAATGACCAAGGCTGGTTTAGCTTGCCGAATGATCTCAATGGCTTCATTTCCGTTTCCGGCTTCCAGAATTTCATCTATTTGATGTGCGTCCCAGTCGACAAGAAGTCTAACAGCTTTTCTAACTCTCGCCTCGTCATCAACAATTAACGCCTTCATATCGTCTCACGCTCCGCTATAATGTCTATTTCCAGTCTTACAACCACTCCACCTGCTCTGAGGTTGTCCACAGTCAAGATGGCGCTGTCTCCGCATACGAGCTTGAGCCGTGCCAGAACGTTCGGCAGACCAATACCAGATCCTGTAGCTTCCTTGTCTTGCTCTGTATTTCTTAGTAAATCTATATCGGTTCTAGTGGAATGTTGAAGCTTCTGCCGCAAAAGATCTAGTTTCGCTGATGGGATAGCATTTCCGTTGTTTTGAATACAGATTTCCATTCGCTTGTCGCCCAATTTTGCCGCGGTGATCTCAACAAATCCGTCAGAGCGGGAATGGTTAAAACCGTGTTTGAAATAATTTTCTACAATAGGCTGCAGAATCATCTTAGGCATAAATGTATCTAAAAGAGCTTCCTCCATATCGTAACGGAAACTGAATTTATTTTCAAAACGTTCCTTCTGTAGTTCGATGTAAGCTTTGACATGATCCAATTCATCCTTAACTGTGACAATCTTCTCCTCATTGTACATGCTGTAGCGCATCATTTTCGCTAGCGCCGAAAGAAGAGAGTAGATTTGGGGTACTTTAAGCTCCAAGGCAAGCGTACCGATGATCTGCAAGGTGTTGTTAAGGAAATGCGGATTGATTTGCGCTTGCAAAGCCCGTAGCTCATTCGTTTTATTAGTTAATTCTAGCTTGTATTCTCTTAGGATCAGATTGTTGATCGTATCCATCATACTGCGGAACCGTTCTGTAACGACACCGATCTCGTCTTTGCCCATGGGACGGATATCGATATCAAGCTTCCCGGTCTGGACCTGATTCATGTAGCGGGTCAATTGCTTGATCGGGGCAGTGATTCGAAAAGAGATTAGGATCGTTAGCGTTGTAATTGTAATCAGCAGCAGGACCATTAGTGCTATATTGATCGTTGCCGCCTCATTGGCTTCTCGGAAAAGATAAGATACGGGAATCTGCTTCACCAACGTCCAATTTAACCCTGGACCTTCGATATTCTGGTAAATAAACATAGCTTTGTCCTCTTCAAAGTATCCTTGTGAGCTTTGATTGTCCCTGATATTCGTATCGTACCAAACTGCATTCAGTTTCTTGCCGTATTCTTCACTATTGTCCCCATAGACAATGTTTCCGTTGCCATCCAGCAGCCAGATGTTCTCCTGCTTCTGATCATATAACTGACTGATGATGTCGGTTAGAGCCGTTAGCTTGACATCAATCGACAGATAGCCAAGCGCTTTTGTGGTAGGGACTCTTTCGATTCTTCTGTGTAAGGTAAACACTGGCTCCGGTATAAATTGCGGGATCGGTGCCTTTAGGCCATAGCTATGACTTAAATGCGTACTCTGTAAAGATACCGCAGAATCGGTAGTGATCTTGGAGTCAGGATAAGGTGGAACACCCTGCCAACGTTTCGGTGTATTTTGGGTGAGTAGAGTGGCTTTGCTGTCCTTGACACCGTATAAGTAGACCTGAGATATGTCAGGCATAGATGATGAAATGTAATTCAGAGAAGAATAAATTCGTGCATTTGCTAGCATATCCTCGTATCCAGCTTTGAGAGATCTGTAGAATTCTGAATCTGAATAGACGATAAGGGAGAGTCGATTGATTTCCTGAATCAGACTTTCAATGTTTCTAGTCCCTTGAAAGAGAAGATTCGTATTCTCATCTACGGCTCTTGTTCTTAAGGATTGAGTACTAAAGTGGTAGCTTATAAACATCGTGGCCATAATACAGATTAGCGTTGGAAGTAGGATGAAAACGATCATTTTTGTGCGAATCGTGTTCCATTTCATCGAAATTTGTCACATCCGATCAATATTTTACACCTGAAAGATCACTTCCGTAGGTGTGAGGTGCGCTCAAAAAAACAGATAATATGTGTATAAAGCATAAACAAGTAAGTGAGCAAAAGAAAGGGGGGGACAATAAATGCGCGGCACTAAGTTGTCCCAGTTAGGTCAACAGGTATTCTTCGTTGGTCCTGCAGTTTTGTTTTTCACCTTAATAACGATTATCCCATTCATCATGGGGATGTATTACTCCTTCACAGACTGGAACGGTGTATCTGGTAATGTAAGTTGGGTCGGGTTTCAAAACTTCTCCACTATATTTACGAATGACCCCGATTTCTGGTCTTCCTTTTGGTTTACAGTAAGATTTACTGTGTTAGGTGTAATTTTGACTAACGTGGTAGGATTTTTCCTAGCTTATCTGTTAACGAAACCATTAAAGACACGTAACATGCTTCGGACCATCTTCTTTATGCCGAACGTTATTGGGGGATTGTTGCTCGGTTTCATCTGGCAATTTATCTTCATCAAAGGGTTCGCAACTATGGGAGACCTCACAGGCTGGTCATTCTTTAATCTTCCTTGGCTAGGTGATGCAACAACTGGCTTCTGGGCAATTGTAATGGTTTTTGTTTGGCAGTCTTCCGGTTATCTGATGGTCATCTACATTGCTTCTCTCAGTAACGTATCCAAAGAAGTATTGGAAGCGGCTGATATTGATGGTGCCTCCCGTTGGCAGGTACTACGCAGCATCGTAGTTCCGTTGATTATGCCGGCTGTAACCATTGGTTTGTTCTTGGCCATTTCTTGGTCCTTCAAAATGTTCGACCTTAACCTTTCCTTGACGAAAGGTGGACCGTTCAAATCTACAGAATCGGTTGCTATGAATATTTACAATGAAGCCTTCCTGAACAATCGTTACGGTCTGGGTACTGCTAAAGCGCTGCTGTTCTTCGTTATCGTAGCGATTATCACTCTGATTCAGGTCCGTATTACGAAGAGCAAGGAGGTAGAAGCTTAATGAACGCTAAGACAAAAAGCAGATGGAATATCGGCGTGGAAGTGTTGATGATTCTTCTGGCCCTTCTCTTCCTTTCTCCCTTTTATTTCTTGCTAGCGAACTCAGTGAAATCCTTCGGTGAAATTCTGAGTGATGCTGCAAGCTGGCCGCAGACTTTTATGTGGTCGAACTATACAAGTGCTTGGAAATTGGCACGTTTCGGTGAAGCTTTCCGAAATTCGGTCATCATAACGGTTATCAGTGTTATTCTAATCTCTCTGTTTAGTGCGATGGCTTCCTATCGTATGGTACGGGCGAATACGAAATTTAATCAGTTTTTGCTACTGTTGTTCGTAGCCGCAATGGTTGTTCCGTTTCAAACGATCATGATTCCAATCTTGAAAGTCGTAAATGTAATAGGAGTAAACAACTCCTTCCTAGGTCTGATCATTACGAATCTAGGGATCAGTGTTCCAATGGCAATCTTCCTGTTCCATGGTTTTATCAAGTCCGTTCCACTTGAAATTGAAGAGGCGGCAACAGTTGATGGATGTAATCCAATTACCGTGTTCTTCCGCATAGTACTTCCTTTGCTGAAGCCAATGGTAATGACAACGATCGTGCTAAATGCACTTGGGATATGGAATGACTATCTGCTGCCTTCCTTGATTCTTCAGGCACCAGAGCTTCGTACCATTCCGCTGGCGACCTTCTCCTTCTTTGGTCAATATACCAAACAATGGGATATGGCGCTTCCGGCTCTCGTAATCGGGATTGCTCCAATTATCATCTTCTATCTATTTATGCAGCGTTACATTGTTGAGGGAATAGCGGCTGGCTCGGTGAAAGGTTAACACCGAGCCCTCCGTTCCAAATATTTCATCAGTAGTCCACTATCTTAAGGGGGAAAATATAATGAATAAGAAACGCTCAGCAGTTGCACTTTCGGCAGTAATGGCAATGAGTTTAGCATTAACAGCATGTGGTGGAGGCAATAACGCATCTAGTAACTCACAAAATGGAAGCGCTGGCACAGATAAAGGTGAAGTGAAGACCGTTAAGATCTTTCAATTCAAAACTGAAATTGTTGAAGGTCTTAATGAGCTTAAGGTTGAATTTGAAAAAGAACACCCTAACATCAAGCTGGATATTCAAACCGTTGGTGGTGGTGCCGATTATGCTGCAGCACTGAAGACTAAATTTGCTTCCGGCGACGCACCTGACATTTTCTCCAATGGTGGATATGCTGAAATGGAACTTTGGGGAGATAAGATGGAAGATCTGTCCGATCAACCTTGGGTGAAAGATCTAATTCCTATGGCTGCAGAGCCAATGACTAAAGATGGTAAAGTATATGGTATGCCAATGAACCTTGAAGGAATTGGTTTTGTATATAACAAAGACCTGTTCGAAAAAGCAGGCATCACTGAAACGCCAAAAACATTGTCACAACTAGAAGAAGCAGCTAAGAAATTGCAAGCGATTGGCGTAACTCCTTTTGGTAATGCGTATCAAGAATGGTGGCTCCTTGGTAACCAAGGCATCAGCGTAGCTTTTGCACAACAAGACGATGTAAATGGCTTCATTAAGAGCTTGAATGAGGGTACAGGTACAATCGTAGGTAACAAAGTGTTTGAGGATTGGAGCAACTTGCTCAACCTGACTTTGAAATATGGACAAAAAAATCCTTTGACCACAGATGCTAACACTCACTTGGCTATGTTTGCTAAAGGCGAGATTGCCATGATGCAAGAAGGTAACTGGGCACAAACCCTTGTTGATAACATCACACCTGATATGAACATCGGTATGTTCCCAATGCCAATCAATGAAGATGCTGAGAAGAACGACAAAATGACTGTAGGTATTCCTGCTAACCTTGTTGTCAATAAAGATTCCGGATCTAAAGAAGAAGCTAAAACCTTCTTGAACTGGTTGGTAACTTCTGATATGGGTAAAGAGTACATCGTTAAAAAATGGAAATTTATCCCTGCATTGTCCACCATCGAAGCAACTCCTGAAGATATCGGTAAGCTTGGATCTGACGTATGGAACTATGTAAAAGAAGACAAAGTCTATGGTTTGCAATCTTCTAAATTCCCTGATGGTGTAACACAAGAATTTGCTAGTGTTATTCAACAGATGATTGCTGGAAAAGTGGATGTGAATGGTTGGATGACTGGCATGCAAGCAGCTTGGGACAAGCTTAAGAAATAAGGAAAGCTTGTTCATAAAGATTAAAGACTAGTGGTTAACAAAGGCGTTCTCCGTATACCTCATCATTATGAGACGGGGAGCGCCTTTTATTTTAATGATAACAATATAGGGGGAGAGGGCGTAGATGAAACGATATGATTCTATTCAGATGGGTGTGGACTATTACCCGGAGCATTGGGAAGAATCCATGTGGGAACCGGATATCAGATTAATGAAGGAAACAGGTGTTAAGGTAGTTCGAGTCGCCGAGTTTGCATGGAGCCGGTTAGAGCCGACTAAGGGCAATTACCAGTTCGGGTGGCTGGACCGCGCGCTGGAGCTTTTTCACAAGTATGAACTACAGGTCGTGATCGGAACGCCGACAGCTACACCACCTAGATGGTTAACTACGAAATTTCGGGACGTGCTGCCGGTGTTTACGAATGGTGAGATCTTTCACCCGGGGGTGCGGGGACACCGCTGCTATAACAGTACATCTTTGCGCGAATACGGAAGCCGTATTACCCAGCGTCTTGCGGAGCATTATAGTGAACATCCGGCCGTGATTGGCTGGCAGACTGACAATGAATTCGGGATGTTAGATTGTCATTGTGACGCTTGTAATATAGCGTTTCGCACTTGGGTGAAAGCCAAATATGGGAACCTTGATCGGGTAAATGCAGAGTGGGGAACGGTTGTCTGGAGTGGAGAATACAGCGATTGGAATGAGCTTACCGTTCCACTGGGCGGATCGCCTCATCAGAATCCATCATTCCTGCTGGATTACCAGCGGTTTCAGTGGGATTCAGTGGTGGCATTCCAGAAGACGCAGATTGATATTTTGCGGTCTGTTTGTCCGCAGCATTTTATCACTCATAACTTTCATAGCTATCCGCAGCGTCTGGATATGTACGCAGTCGGTGCTGATCTGGATGTCGCTGCATTTGACTATTATCCGAATACTTCGCCAACCAAGCAAGCGACAACACCATATAGCGGAGCACTTTCATTAGACGTTACCCGTGGTATTAAACGTCAAAACTTCTGGATCATGGAGCAGCTAAGTGGTTCACCAGGTTGTTGGATGCCGATGTGGCGAACGCCATATCCTGGGATGATTCGTGCATATGCGTGGCAGACGATAGCCAGAGGCGCAGATACCGTCGTTCATTTCCGTTGGCGTAGTGCAGTCGCGGGAGCAGAGCAATTCTGGCATGGACTGATTGATCACAGCAATGTCCCAGGACGCAGGTTTGCGGAGTTCACTCAATTATGCCATGAGGTTAATACGCTCGGGGAGAAGCTGACAGGAACGACGCTAAAGAATGAAGTAGCTATACTCCATTCTCATGAAGAGAAAGCCGCGCTGGATATTCAGCCTCAGGCTGAAGGATTCAATTATTATGAGAATATTAAACAGATACACCGTGCGGTGACGAAGCTCGGTCTAGGTTGCGATGTCATCGATCTTAGACAATCGCTGGATGGTTATAAAGTAGTGATTGCTCCGAATTTATATTTGCTGGATGAGGAGGTCGTACGTAGTTTGGAGGATTTTGCACTAGCTGGCGGAACTTTGCTTATTACCAATCGAAGTGGCGCGAAAACTACAAATAACATCGCAGTCATGCAGCCACTACCGGGGCTACTGAGCTATTGCACAGGGGTTGAAGTGCTGGAGTATGATCCAATAGGTGCTGAAACCCATAAGGTCGTTGATGCTGAGGGGAACCAATATGAATGCACGCAGTGGTGC contains the following coding sequences:
- a CDS encoding sugar ABC transporter permease, coding for MRGTKLSQLGQQVFFVGPAVLFFTLITIIPFIMGMYYSFTDWNGVSGNVSWVGFQNFSTIFTNDPDFWSSFWFTVRFTVLGVILTNVVGFFLAYLLTKPLKTRNMLRTIFFMPNVIGGLLLGFIWQFIFIKGFATMGDLTGWSFFNLPWLGDATTGFWAIVMVFVWQSSGYLMVIYIASLSNVSKEVLEAADIDGASRWQVLRSIVVPLIMPAVTIGLFLAISWSFKMFDLNLSLTKGGPFKSTESVAMNIYNEAFLNNRYGLGTAKALLFFVIVAIITLIQVRITKSKEVEA
- a CDS encoding beta-galactosidase, whose amino-acid sequence is MKRYDSIQMGVDYYPEHWEESMWEPDIRLMKETGVKVVRVAEFAWSRLEPTKGNYQFGWLDRALELFHKYELQVVIGTPTATPPRWLTTKFRDVLPVFTNGEIFHPGVRGHRCYNSTSLREYGSRITQRLAEHYSEHPAVIGWQTDNEFGMLDCHCDACNIAFRTWVKAKYGNLDRVNAEWGTVVWSGEYSDWNELTVPLGGSPHQNPSFLLDYQRFQWDSVVAFQKTQIDILRSVCPQHFITHNFHSYPQRLDMYAVGADLDVAAFDYYPNTSPTKQATTPYSGALSLDVTRGIKRQNFWIMEQLSGSPGCWMPMWRTPYPGMIRAYAWQTIARGADTVVHFRWRSAVAGAEQFWHGLIDHSNVPGRRFAEFTQLCHEVNTLGEKLTGTTLKNEVAILHSHEEKAALDIQPQAEGFNYYENIKQIHRAVTKLGLGCDVIDLRQSLDGYKVVIAPNLYLLDEEVVRSLEDFALAGGTLLITNRSGAKTTNNIAVMQPLPGLLSYCTGVEVLEYDPIGAETHKVVDAEGNQYECTQWCDILRPVVAWPIAWYGDDFYSGTPAVTVNAFGKGQVYYFGTHMDERFWSVLLERLSKQQGLFRFEGLPDGVQASVRSGDQGSFLFLLNLNREPVTVPLPQEYNSLLDHSICSGELQLEPYGVEILEM
- a CDS encoding ABC transporter substrate-binding protein, producing the protein MNKKRSAVALSAVMAMSLALTACGGGNNASSNSQNGSAGTDKGEVKTVKIFQFKTEIVEGLNELKVEFEKEHPNIKLDIQTVGGGADYAAALKTKFASGDAPDIFSNGGYAEMELWGDKMEDLSDQPWVKDLIPMAAEPMTKDGKVYGMPMNLEGIGFVYNKDLFEKAGITETPKTLSQLEEAAKKLQAIGVTPFGNAYQEWWLLGNQGISVAFAQQDDVNGFIKSLNEGTGTIVGNKVFEDWSNLLNLTLKYGQKNPLTTDANTHLAMFAKGEIAMMQEGNWAQTLVDNITPDMNIGMFPMPINEDAEKNDKMTVGIPANLVVNKDSGSKEEAKTFLNWLVTSDMGKEYIVKKWKFIPALSTIEATPEDIGKLGSDVWNYVKEDKVYGLQSSKFPDGVTQEFASVIQQMIAGKVDVNGWMTGMQAAWDKLKK
- a CDS encoding carbohydrate ABC transporter permease — encoded protein: MNAKTKSRWNIGVEVLMILLALLFLSPFYFLLANSVKSFGEILSDAASWPQTFMWSNYTSAWKLARFGEAFRNSVIITVISVILISLFSAMASYRMVRANTKFNQFLLLLFVAAMVVPFQTIMIPILKVVNVIGVNNSFLGLIITNLGISVPMAIFLFHGFIKSVPLEIEEAATVDGCNPITVFFRIVLPLLKPMVMTTIVLNALGIWNDYLLPSLILQAPELRTIPLATFSFFGQYTKQWDMALPALVIGIAPIIIFYLFMQRYIVEGIAAGSVKG
- a CDS encoding sensor histidine kinase, with protein sequence MKWNTIRTKMIVFILLPTLICIMATMFISYHFSTQSLRTRAVDENTNLLFQGTRNIESLIQEINRLSLIVYSDSEFYRSLKAGYEDMLANARIYSSLNYISSSMPDISQVYLYGVKDSKATLLTQNTPKRWQGVPPYPDSKITTDSAVSLQSTHLSHSYGLKAPIPQFIPEPVFTLHRRIERVPTTKALGYLSIDVKLTALTDIISQLYDQKQENIWLLDGNGNIVYGDNSEEYGKKLNAVWYDTNIRDNQSSQGYFEEDKAMFIYQNIEGPGLNWTLVKQIPVSYLFREANEAATINIALMVLLLITITTLTILISFRITAPIKQLTRYMNQVQTGKLDIDIRPMGKDEIGVVTERFRSMMDTINNLILREYKLELTNKTNELRALQAQINPHFLNNTLQIIGTLALELKVPQIYSLLSALAKMMRYSMYNEEKIVTVKDELDHVKAYIELQKERFENKFSFRYDMEEALLDTFMPKMILQPIVENYFKHGFNHSRSDGFVEITAAKLGDKRMEICIQNNGNAIPSAKLDLLRQKLQHSTRTDIDLLRNTEQDKEATGSGIGLPNVLARLKLVCGDSAILTVDNLRAGGVVVRLEIDIIAERETI